From a single Equus asinus isolate D_3611 breed Donkey chromosome 2, EquAss-T2T_v2, whole genome shotgun sequence genomic region:
- the PEX11A gene encoding peroxisomal membrane protein 11A isoform X1 has translation MDAFTRFTNQAQGRDRLFRATQYTCMLLRYLLEPKAGKEKVVMKLKKLESSVSTGRKWFRLGNVVHAVQATQQSIHAADLVPRFCLTLANLNRVIYFICDTVLWVRSVGLASGVNKEKWQMWAARHYCCSVLLSLLRDLYEISLQMEQVAHDRAKREESSSQVPLGYSVADEETEWLQSFLLLLFRSLKKHPPLLLDTVKNVCDVLNPLDQLGIYKSNPGLIGLGGLVSSIAGIITVAYPQMKLKTH, from the exons agCTACTCAGTACACATGCATGTTGCTTAGATATTTGTTAGAGCCTAAAGCTGGCAAAGAGAAGGTGGTAATGAAGCTCAAGAAACTGGAGTCCAGTGTGAGCACTGGCCGTAAAT GGTTCAGACTGGGCAACGTGGTACACGCTGTGCAGGCAACTCAGCAGAGCATTCACGCCGCTGACCTGGTGCCCCGTTTTTGCCTAACGCTAGCCAACCTGAACCGTGTGATTTATTTCATCTGTGACACCGTCCTCTGGGTGAGGAGCGTGGGGCTCGCCTCTGGCGTTAACAAAGAGAAATGGCAAATGTGGGCTGCCCGCCATTACTGCTGTTCTGTCCTGCTGAGCCTGCTCAGGGACCTGTATGAAATCTCCCTGCAGATGGAACAGGTTGCACACGACAGGGCAAAGAGGGAGGAATCATCATCCCAGGTTCCTCTGGGgtacagcgtggctgatgaggaaacagagtgGCTGcagtcctttctccttctcctgttcCGGTCTCTGAAGAAGCATCCTCCCTTGCTCCTGGACACGGTGAAGAACGTCTGTGACGTCCTGAACCCTCTGGACCAGCTGGGGATCTATAAGTCTAATCCTGGCCTCATTGGCCTTGGAGGTCTCGTGTCCTCTATAGCAGGCATCATCACGGTGGCATATCCGCAGATGAAGCTGAAGACCCACTGA
- the PEX11A gene encoding peroxisomal membrane protein 11A isoform X2 encodes MDAFTRFTNQAQGRDRLFRATQYTCMLLRYLLEPKAGKEKVVMKLKKLESSVSTGRKWFRLGNVVHAVQATQQSIHAADLVPRFCLTLANLNRVIYFICDTVLWMEQVAHDRAKREESSSQVPLGYSVADEETEWLQSFLLLLFRSLKKHPPLLLDTVKNVCDVLNPLDQLGIYKSNPGLIGLGGLVSSIAGIITVAYPQMKLKTH; translated from the exons agCTACTCAGTACACATGCATGTTGCTTAGATATTTGTTAGAGCCTAAAGCTGGCAAAGAGAAGGTGGTAATGAAGCTCAAGAAACTGGAGTCCAGTGTGAGCACTGGCCGTAAAT GGTTCAGACTGGGCAACGTGGTACACGCTGTGCAGGCAACTCAGCAGAGCATTCACGCCGCTGACCTGGTGCCCCGTTTTTGCCTAACGCTAGCCAACCTGAACCGTGTGATTTATTTCATCTGTGACACCGTCCTCTGG ATGGAACAGGTTGCACACGACAGGGCAAAGAGGGAGGAATCATCATCCCAGGTTCCTCTGGGgtacagcgtggctgatgaggaaacagagtgGCTGcagtcctttctccttctcctgttcCGGTCTCTGAAGAAGCATCCTCCCTTGCTCCTGGACACGGTGAAGAACGTCTGTGACGTCCTGAACCCTCTGGACCAGCTGGGGATCTATAAGTCTAATCCTGGCCTCATTGGCCTTGGAGGTCTCGTGTCCTCTATAGCAGGCATCATCACGGTGGCATATCCGCAGATGAAGCTGAAGACCCACTGA
- the PEX11A gene encoding peroxisomal membrane protein 11A isoform X4, translating into MWAARHYCCSVLLSLLRDLYEISLQMEQVAHDRAKREESSSQVPLGYSVADEETEWLQSFLLLLFRSLKKHPPLLLDTVKNVCDVLNPLDQLGIYKSNPGLIGLGGLVSSIAGIITVAYPQMKLKTH; encoded by the coding sequence ATGTGGGCTGCCCGCCATTACTGCTGTTCTGTCCTGCTGAGCCTGCTCAGGGACCTGTATGAAATCTCCCTGCAGATGGAACAGGTTGCACACGACAGGGCAAAGAGGGAGGAATCATCATCCCAGGTTCCTCTGGGgtacagcgtggctgatgaggaaacagagtgGCTGcagtcctttctccttctcctgttcCGGTCTCTGAAGAAGCATCCTCCCTTGCTCCTGGACACGGTGAAGAACGTCTGTGACGTCCTGAACCCTCTGGACCAGCTGGGGATCTATAAGTCTAATCCTGGCCTCATTGGCCTTGGAGGTCTCGTGTCCTCTATAGCAGGCATCATCACGGTGGCATATCCGCAGATGAAGCTGAAGACCCACTGA
- the PEX11A gene encoding peroxisomal membrane protein 11A isoform X3, which produces MEQVAHDRAKREESSSQVPLGYSVADEETEWLQSFLLLLFRSLKKHPPLLLDTVKNVCDVLNPLDQLGIYKSNPGLIGLGGLVSSIAGIITVAYPQMKLKTH; this is translated from the coding sequence ATGGAACAGGTTGCACACGACAGGGCAAAGAGGGAGGAATCATCATCCCAGGTTCCTCTGGGgtacagcgtggctgatgaggaaacagagtgGCTGcagtcctttctccttctcctgttcCGGTCTCTGAAGAAGCATCCTCCCTTGCTCCTGGACACGGTGAAGAACGTCTGTGACGTCCTGAACCCTCTGGACCAGCTGGGGATCTATAAGTCTAATCCTGGCCTCATTGGCCTTGGAGGTCTCGTGTCCTCTATAGCAGGCATCATCACGGTGGCATATCCGCAGATGAAGCTGAAGACCCACTGA